GCGCATCGAATGCCGCCTAATTGAACATCAGGCAACCTATTCTTATGTTGGACCATCCCAAACCTCTGACTCTTAGTACAAACATCATATTTGAAAGATGACCAATCTCTGAACCTGGATCTTATTGAAGAAGCTTTTGTCAACATGTGATTTCTTCCCTCAGGTGTCCTGGAGTCTTCCTCACAAGCAGGCCAGCTCTGGAACATATCAGGTTAAATTCTTTGATGAGGAGTCCTACAGTGCCCTGCgcaaggtgagtgtgtgtgatgcacagattaataataatttactgCCCGTAAGATCCACTGCATGTGCAACATTCAAGGTTTAAAGGTTGTCTAATTTGAATTCCATGTGTGCATCTCCTTTGTTTCAGGCCCAGAGAAACAATGAAGATGTAAATGTCATTCAGCCTCTCTTCTCTGTCAACATTGACCACAGGGTAAGTCTTGAAAAACTTGTGTATGCACAATTATATTATAGTGCAAACAAAACCCTCTAAAAACCTAGTGTACATAATCTACCCAGGAAACAGACAAAGTAAGTGACTAGCTGGTAGACTAGTGGTGCATTTAGCAGATATTTCTTTCAGGAATTAGTGGAGACCAAAGACAGAACTAAGACATCTTGGACGTTGGACTTGCAGCCAGCTATACAACTCCTGATAAAAGCTATTGTGTCTCAGCATCTGCTGGATGCTGTTTAACATGTTATAACCTTCTACATTGATCATGTTGGCAGTGACGTGATCattgccaacatgttcattatcACTCTTCTGCTGCCTCCAAGAGGCTAAAATCAGTTATTGCAGTTTCAAGTTGATATATTATTCCCCAAAGAGTCTTAAGAAAACATGTAATGACTTTAAGGCATACCTATACCGTCTGTTAGGAACAATAATTCGTGTTTTATTAagacaacattttttaaataagattGTAATCCTCTGTTTATATTATTCTGTGACTGTACTCTATATAGACTATTTCAGATTTAAAGCttgaatacatacattcatgaaATAACTTGTTTGTCCCCAGAGACTCATTTATTCAGTTGAAGCTCCTCAGAGACTCGTTTTGATGAATTTGGGATACTATGTTGTTATTGCACCTTCATAAATAGATCCTCTACATTAGTCATTCCCAAAGACGGTGTCAGGACCCCTGAAAAATCAATAACCCATTGGGTCACAGACATCCAACTTTATCAATCACCCGGGTCGTATTTCTAGAACCAGGTGTAACTAGAGAGTATAATTTGCTATAATTTGCTAACTTCTCTTTGTCTGAACCTGTGATGAGCTTTAAAACCAAATCTCTCTGCAGGGTGCGTGGAACGGTCCATGGGTGTCTACCGAGGTGGTGGCGGCCCTTATGGGTATCCTGGTCTACTACATGGCCTACAGGGCGAAGAACACCATCCAGGCATAAACGATTCACAATCACTGGATTGTTAAAGACTGAACTCTCGTGGATCTCGGCCAACGGTCCATCATCCATTGTTGTGGCAAGCCAATAGGATTTTGCCACTTGATCTGCTTTGGGACAAGGAGCAAGAGCAGtagtcttaaaatatgttttaattcaGACTGTGTCTGTATGCCATCAGTCTTATCAATTTTTCAGATGAATTTCGTCACAAATTTGTCCCGTCAATGGATGGAGTTTtgtaaacatttgttttcttttttttataaagacAAACAATAAACCTGGAccacataaataaacaaaaccgaTAGATGTACTGTATTCCATTGATATGTTCAGATCATGCTTGTCTTTCTGTGGCGGTGCGCTGGCCGGAGTGGGACTTTGTGGACATGTTGAACACCAACAAAGGGCGTCAAGACCTCAATGCATATGAAATGTCAATGTGACTGCACTGGCTGGCCGAAGAAGGTCTATTGTGTATATGTCTCTtcaaattaattcattaaatgGCTGGTTTTTCTTCCAAAGTGTTTTTCCAAATGACAGACCGCCTCTTTATATTAGTTTTTCTCTTCGGCTGGCAGATTCAACGTCTTGTTCCAGAGCCACATACTGTGTCAtttctgaaaatgtgttttttgggtTGCTGATTGTAAATTGGTTAAGTCTGGATGATTCAACAATCCCTGACCTCATCTCGGTCAAACAATAACTGGTTCCAAGCAGATCTAGCGTTTACTGACTAATGTCTTGTTTCCCTTCTCTCTAAATCTAAGATTTATATCTAAGATACTGATGCAACATGACAACAATTATAGAATATTTGAGAattcattttcttatttttaaatgttcaccCCTTGTACCCATTTAATAGGATTTATAACGGTTAACAAAACCAGAAAGCTGTAAAAATGTTCAGCTTGGAGGTCTGGCCTCGGAGGTTATTTCCGTCTACAGGGCAGTGGTCTTGGTATTCCTAGGTGGTCAGGGTGAGGAATGTGTTTAAGGGCTGCAGCAGCTGatgtcctgttctggtttctgtCCGCACGAACAGTTCACATGTAATATGTGTTAAATCAGTGAAGAGGAGCTGCTGTTACCCTGCAGTGCTGCCAGTTGAACACACCGTGGCAGTGCTGAGCTGTTTTTAAAGCCTGGGTATGTCCAGAGTGGCCAGCTATTGCCTCATGGATAGATTATATGTGATTATTGTTTTTTGGTTCATAATCAGCTTTTACTAATGTAATGCAATACATTGCATAATGCCCTTTAAGGTACTACCGCACTTATGATCTGGTTTGTTAGACATTTAAACTGAGCATGTCTATTTCTGTAGTTGGCCTGAATCTGTGTTTGCACGCACAGTCCAGCACATGCAGGGCTGCTGCGTCCTCGACAAGAGCAGCGTGACTTCTCCCCGACACCCATGTGACGAATGTAAACTTTGTATACGGGTAATGTActccacacacataaacactgcACAGTGTACAGAGTACACAAGTACCTTCTCAGTTATCATATGTCTGCTTTCTGTAGCTttgccagcacacacacacacacggtcatggCGTAAGCACATCACAGCGTGTGTCTCATGTCACCTTAGCAAGGATACAATAGAGACATCACAATGTTGGTAATTCAGAGAAGACGTGAGCTGGAGGGATTCCAGGCCCTCCCTCGTGGAGCCACCTTTTAGACTGTGGGAAGTGGGGGATGGCTGGATGGAGGGATATATAtggaacaaacaaacagtgaaGAAAGGCAACTGAGCTGCTGTCACAAGACGTCTTTCTCTTTGTTGTGTGATAGAGTTCAAAGTGTTTAAAATCAGGACAGATGATGTTCAAAGGAATATTTTGAGATTGTTGATTCGGAATTAATGCACTCACAGAAAGTTGCAAACTATTCTTTCAATGACAATGTTTGTTTCTGTTGAAAACACTAATTCACAAGGTCgcgtaaacaaacaaatgtgaatctCATGATTTTCTCTATAATTAGACAACACGTGCTTTTTAAATCTTGATTCACCAGTCCAACTTTGTCTTTAAAAGTATTGAGCACATGTGCTTATTATTTAGTTCATCGTGATCATTATTACATAAGACCCATGTTTACTGAGACACAGGAGCTAAAGAAATctgggtatgtgtgtgagtgctgtGAGGCAGAGAAAAGCTGCTCTGACAGGTGTGTAGAACACCAGCTGTGGGGAGGCAGACACTGATGGGCTTAGTGAGATTCAGCAATGTGGAAACTGGCGTCGCTCAAACTATCCTCATAGGAAGTCACACTTTCTGTCTCATGTAAGCATTGTTTCTACTTCTCGTTCTTCACACTTAAAAAGATGAAAAGCAGAACAAAGTCAACCAACTGAGGGCGAAACCAACAATCAGAAAACCAGACTGTATGTCTTCATGCTGGCTTCCCCTTCCTTATTCTACAATAACAGTTATTGTTCTAGATATttcatgcctgtgtgtgtacagtgaggCATATTATATGAATAGTTGCTTCCATCACAACAGTTGGACTGTGTTTAGAGTGAATCAACTCCTTGTTAGTTCCAAGcttgtgtgtttcttctgtGTTATTTCCCTCTTCCTGTCCTGTTTGGGCATTTTCAAATGCGCTGATCCTGTTGGTGCAGTTGCCAGTCAAGAACCAGCCATATATGGGGAAATGCccttctctctctgctttctTTTCCTTTATCATATTAGACAACCCATATGACATTTCATTCTTTTGGgagcctcttcttttttttaaacatgtatttacatGCGCTGCTCATAGCTGGCCGGTTGCCATACCATATTGGAGGTTAAACAGGAACAGACACATCacaacaaactgctgtaaaTCCTGTAAAAGCATATTGACTGAGCTCCCATAAAATGGATTTGATCAGACAGAAAGGAAGAATTACAGGGTCTTTGGTTGAGGTGTAAACACAACCACACTTTAAGTAATGAAAACAAGGTGGTCGATAATGATAAAAGCTAACCTTGATTCCTCTGGCTCTCAGGGGAATAACCCATTTTAAGACAAATACAAGCTTCATCTTCTCTATGAGCCAACTTATTTTATAGGATCACTGCtgccaataaaaacaaaagtatgGCTACATTTAGCAAAACACACTTGAAAGCAGCTGCAGTTAAATTGTTGTATTTAATTAAGGCCTATCTCTATGCAGATACGTTTCATGTGAGAAAAAGGTCTCCCAGCTGTTTGGACGGACAGAAATAATGACAAAATCCTGCAGTTGAAAGAGGGTAAAGTGAATTTGAATGATGAATCATTTATCTTTCGCTTCCTCTGTTTATAAAGTATGACGCTCCGTTGCTCTCCGCTAACACCACTAGAGTCGGTTGTGTAAGTCGGTCGGGCCTCCCGCTGTCTTGGAATGAGCTCAGTAGCAGCCTCGGCAGTCATCAGGTCTGTTGAGGGGTCATGCGTTAAGCAATGCAGACACTTGCTCACTCTAAAGCTTCGGGCTCCAGGTCTGATTTATTCTGACTTGGTCAGGGCTGTGGCGCTCCGTAACTCTTCAGAGCCACTGGATGAACTCCTCGGCTGACCCTAAATTGATTCGAAGAGGGACATTTACCTTTTTTCCTGCCCTTGTGAAAGCCACACAGAGGGGTCAATTACTTTCTTGATACCCCCATTGCAGCCACAGGCCTGGCAGGAAGCTCTGCCCCACTGTGATGAAGAAGTGACCTTGAGTTTAGAACTCAACCTTCCTTTAGCTCAGAAACCATAAGCATCATGACATTCAGCATAAACAGACCCTCCTTGCTGCGGGTTTACAAAGACGCAGTGACCTACACTACAGACCATCTGTCATATGCTCTGACA
The genomic region above belongs to Pseudoliparis swirei isolate HS2019 ecotype Mariana Trench chromosome 9, NWPU_hadal_v1, whole genome shotgun sequence and contains:
- the ssr4 gene encoding translocon-associated protein subunit delta, giving the protein MTRIAAFLALLVVACSGESCTDPVITPSAYTTSDAVISSESVFIVELSLVCANGAQSVTLYADVNGRQFPVTRGQDVGKYQVSWSLPHKQASSGTYQVKFFDEESYSALRKAQRNNEDVNVIQPLFSVNIDHRGAWNGPWVSTEVVAALMGILVYYMAYRAKNTIQA